The following proteins are encoded in a genomic region of Streptomyces lunaelactis:
- a CDS encoding DUF389 domain-containing protein, translating into MLHLRLITPADRTAEVLRLVERTVGTTHLAVVPGAARNPPGDLVMCDVAREAGDELIGGLRSLGIDESGSIAVENIDLSLSRRADKAEEEAPGEGADAVLWEHLEDATHEESTLSFTYIAFLSLATMIAACGVVLDNAILIVGAMAVGPEFGPLAGFCTALVQRAPRLAWRSFMALIVGFAAAMLVTVAFSFFMDSVNLFEASKLQAERPNTNFIYRPDWFSFVVAVLAGAAGMLSLTSAKSGALVGVAISVTTVPAAANAAVAFSYTEYKQAWGSTEQLLLNLLGIVLAGTLTLLAQKYLWAKQRQRTAARATLP; encoded by the coding sequence GTGCTGCATCTGCGCCTGATCACCCCGGCCGACCGGACCGCCGAAGTGCTCCGCCTGGTCGAGCGGACCGTCGGCACCACGCACCTGGCGGTCGTTCCCGGAGCCGCCCGCAATCCCCCGGGGGACCTGGTGATGTGCGATGTGGCGCGGGAGGCGGGCGACGAGCTGATCGGCGGCCTGCGGTCGCTCGGCATCGACGAGTCCGGCTCGATCGCCGTCGAGAACATCGACCTGTCACTGTCCCGGCGCGCCGACAAGGCGGAGGAGGAGGCTCCGGGCGAGGGCGCGGACGCGGTGCTCTGGGAGCACCTGGAGGACGCGACGCACGAGGAGTCGACGCTCAGCTTCACCTACATCGCGTTCCTGTCGCTGGCGACGATGATCGCGGCGTGCGGTGTGGTGCTCGACAACGCGATCCTGATCGTGGGTGCGATGGCGGTGGGCCCGGAGTTCGGCCCGCTTGCCGGCTTCTGCACGGCCCTGGTGCAGCGCGCCCCGCGGCTGGCGTGGCGCTCGTTCATGGCGCTGATCGTGGGTTTCGCCGCCGCCATGCTGGTGACGGTGGCGTTCAGCTTCTTCATGGACTCGGTGAACCTCTTCGAGGCGTCCAAGCTGCAGGCCGAACGCCCCAACACCAACTTCATCTACCGCCCCGACTGGTTCTCGTTCGTCGTCGCGGTGCTGGCGGGCGCGGCCGGGATGCTCTCGCTGACCTCGGCGAAGTCGGGCGCGCTGGTCGGCGTCGCGATCTCGGTCACGACGGTCCCGGCGGCGGCGAACGCGGCGGTGGCCTTCAGCTACACGGAGTACAAGCAGGCGTGGGGCTCCACGGAGCAACTCCTGCTGAACCTGCTGGGCATTGTGCTGGCGGGGACGTTGACGCTGCTGGCGCAGAAGTACCTGTGGGCGAAGCAGCGGCAGCGCACGGCAGCAAGGGCGACGCTGCCGTAA
- the coaA gene encoding type I pantothenate kinase has protein sequence MISSPPRSAHRRAEPASTPYVDLTRAEWSALRDRTPLPLTAEEVERLRGLGDVIDLDEVRDVYLPLSRLLNLYVQATAGLRGALNTFLGDAGNGHGAQRGTPFVIGVAGSVAVGKSTVARVLQAMLARWPEHPRVELVTTDGFLHPMEELKRRGLMSRKGFPESYDRRALTRFVADIKAGKDEVTAPVYSHLIYDIVPDERLTVRRPDILIVEGLNVLQPALPGQDGRTRVGLADYFDFSVYVDARPEDIETWYLNRFRKLRETAFQNPCSYFRKYTQVSEEEALDYARTMWRTINKPNLLENVAPTRGRATLVLRKGPDHKVQRLSLRKL, from the coding sequence GTGATCTCTTCGCCGCCACGAAGCGCCCACCGCCGGGCCGAGCCTGCGTCGACTCCGTACGTCGACCTCACCCGCGCGGAGTGGAGCGCCCTGCGCGACAGAACCCCGCTCCCCCTCACCGCCGAGGAGGTCGAGCGGCTGCGCGGACTCGGCGATGTCATCGACCTGGACGAGGTGCGGGACGTCTACCTGCCGCTGTCCCGGCTGCTCAATCTGTACGTCCAGGCCACAGCCGGACTGCGGGGCGCCCTCAACACCTTCCTGGGCGACGCCGGCAACGGTCACGGCGCGCAGCGCGGCACACCCTTCGTCATAGGAGTGGCCGGTTCGGTCGCGGTCGGCAAGTCCACCGTCGCCCGTGTCCTCCAGGCGATGCTGGCCCGCTGGCCCGAGCACCCGCGCGTGGAGCTGGTGACCACCGACGGCTTCCTCCACCCCATGGAGGAGCTGAAGCGGCGCGGCCTGATGTCGCGGAAAGGTTTCCCCGAGTCGTACGACCGCCGGGCGCTGACCCGGTTCGTCGCCGACATCAAGGCCGGCAAGGACGAGGTGACCGCCCCGGTCTACTCCCACCTGATCTACGACATCGTGCCGGACGAGCGCCTCACCGTCCGCCGCCCCGACATCCTGATCGTGGAGGGCCTCAACGTCCTCCAGCCGGCCCTGCCGGGCCAGGACGGCCGCACCCGGGTCGGTCTCGCCGACTACTTCGACTTCAGCGTGTACGTCGACGCGCGTCCCGAGGACATCGAGACCTGGTACCTCAACCGCTTCCGCAAGCTGCGCGAGACGGCCTTCCAGAACCCCTGCTCGTACTTCAGGAAGTACACCCAGGTCTCCGAGGAGGAGGCCCTGGACTACGCCCGTACGATGTGGCGCACCATCAACAAGCCCAATCTGCTGGAGAACGTGGCACCGACGCGCGGCCGCGCCACGCTGGTGCTGCGCAAGGGCCCCGACCACAAGGTCCAGCGCCTGTCCCTCCGCAAACTCTGA
- a CDS encoding YihY/virulence factor BrkB family protein: MRRHGADRSRPDPKGGAAGHAETTQRRLPVWSVARWRAWSDAMGARLGRRLADTHSRFPVITRLISRLRSVNILDAATRLAAQTFLTAIPLLFVVASFAPSGMRNQLVSSVRTVFGLTGDADAQLEQILQSHPGTAGQTIGTVGALMVLISATACSRALQRLFRRAWALPSGGAGLAVWRWLAWIVAWLAVVLVQGPLHDGFGAGLWLGVPVTAITLTALWWWTQHLLLAGRVHWLPLLPGAFLTAAALTVLSVSARIYMPHALNRSLQEYGSVGSVFTMLSWLIVVCAAIAVSITVGAVLAQEPWLARHLGPPAPHGRTEAVEADSSPRHPA; this comes from the coding sequence ATGCGACGTCACGGCGCTGACAGGTCCCGGCCGGATCCGAAGGGCGGGGCGGCCGGGCACGCGGAAACCACCCAGCGCCGTCTGCCGGTCTGGAGCGTGGCGCGGTGGCGGGCGTGGTCCGACGCCATGGGCGCCCGTCTGGGGCGGCGGCTGGCCGACACACATTCGCGCTTCCCCGTCATCACACGCCTCATTTCGCGGCTGCGCTCCGTCAACATCCTGGACGCCGCGACCCGTCTGGCCGCGCAGACCTTCCTGACCGCGATCCCTCTGCTCTTCGTGGTCGCCTCGTTCGCCCCGAGCGGGATGCGGAATCAACTCGTCAGCTCCGTGCGTACGGTCTTCGGCCTCACCGGGGACGCGGACGCACAGCTGGAGCAGATTCTTCAGTCGCACCCGGGCACCGCGGGCCAGACGATCGGCACGGTGGGCGCTCTCATGGTGCTCATCTCCGCGACCGCGTGCAGCCGGGCGCTGCAGCGGCTCTTCAGACGTGCCTGGGCCCTGCCGAGCGGGGGCGCCGGCCTCGCCGTCTGGCGGTGGCTGGCCTGGATCGTCGCCTGGCTGGCCGTCGTCCTGGTGCAAGGACCCCTGCACGACGGTTTCGGCGCCGGGCTGTGGCTGGGCGTGCCGGTGACCGCGATCACTCTGACCGCCCTCTGGTGGTGGACCCAGCACCTGTTGCTGGCCGGTCGTGTCCACTGGTTGCCGCTGCTGCCCGGCGCCTTCCTCACGGCGGCGGCGCTGACGGTCCTGTCGGTCAGCGCGCGGATCTACATGCCCCACGCGCTCAACCGCAGCCTGCAGGAGTACGGATCGGTGGGATCGGTGTTCACCATGCTCTCGTGGCTGATCGTGGTCTGCGCCGCGATCGCCGTCAGCATCACGGTCGGTGCGGTCCTCGCGCAGGAACCGTGGCTGGCCCGCCACCTCGGACCGCCCGCACCTCACGGCCGTACCGAGGCAGTAGAGGCGGATTCGTCCCCCCGGCACCCCGCTTGA